GAAAATCATTGCCAAATATGGCTGCATTCCCTTAAGCATCTCAAGGATCTGTTCATTCTTGTTGCGACCTTTAGTAGATACCAACCAGTTATCGATGGTATCTGCAATAACTGTAGAAGTTTTGATTTGTTCCATGACTGGATTAGTCAAATACTTCTTCAAGAATGGCTGTAATTTTTGAGGAATGGTTGCTGAGAAGACCAAAATTTGCACTTCCTTAGGCAGACTTGCCGCAATCTTGTCCACAGTATCCAAGAATCCCATGTCCATGGTCATATCAGCTTCGTCAACAACAAAGGTATGGGCCTTGTGGATAGCCAACTCACCAGACTTAACTAGGTCATAAATACGACCTGGTGTTCCGATAACAATATGGGGTTGGGCTACCTTGAGTTTCTCAATCTGACGTTGCTTGTCTGTACCACCCACATAGTTAACCACACGAATTTCTGTATCAGAGTGTTTAGCAATCTGTTTTGTTGCTTGGTAAATTTGTGTCGCCAATTCACGTGATGGCGCTGTGATAACAACTTGAACATCGCCACTCTTCGGATTGAGCTTCTCAAAAATTGGCAAGAGGAAGGTATGTGTTTTTCCTGAACCCGTCTTTGATTCACCAACCAAATCACGACCTGAACGGACTACAGGAATCAATTTCTGTTGAACAGGCGTTGGCTCCTTAAACTTAATCTCGTCAAGAGCCTCCTGAATAAATGTTTTAAAATTAAAATCTTTAAATGACATGTTTATTTACTTCTTTTCTATCTAGTCTATCCCTATCATTATAACAAAAAAAGAGCATTTCTGCTCCTTTCATTTATTTCATAACGTTTCCAAGAACCATCCAAAGAGTAATGGCACTTGCAAGCGCTCCAACTGCCCAAAGGAAAGCATCAACCTTCCACTCTGACCATTTGTCACCCTTACCTGAAAGACCACCCAATTCAAGGTGATGGTGGAATGGTGTCATACGGAAAATACGACGACCTTCTCCATACTTACGCTTAGTGTATTTGAAATAGCTGACCTGTAGCATAACAGAAGCTGTCTCAAAGACATAAACCACACCAATCAAGAGTAGCGTCCACTCTACACGTAGGGCAATAGAGATAACCGCAAGCATAGCCCCAAGTGACAAGGAACCGACATCTCCCATAAAGACCTTGGCTGGCTTGTGGTTAAAGACGAAGAAGCCAAGAAGTGCCCCAATCATAGTGATAATGATAGTCAAGATAGCGAACTCACCCTTGACAAAAGCAATAATCCCGTAGGCAATCAAGCTGATAACCACAGAGATAGAAGCTAAACCATCAATACCGTCTGTCAAGTTCACAGCATTTGAGAAACCGACAATCCAGAATAGGACAAAGAGAACATAAAAGACACCGAGGTGAATGGTTAACCCACCAATAGCTAGGCTATCTGTCCCACTAGGGAGTACGTGGATAAAGTAGAAAAGCAAACCCGCAATAATCTGCAAGGCCATCTTTTGCCAAGGTTTAAGTCCCTCATTGATTTGACGGAAAATCTTAAGGAAATCATCAAGGAAACCAATGATTCCATAAATCAAAATGACAAAGAGAATCCCCGCTGTGGCACCATAGGCTTGGTGTCCCTCGCTAAAGACGTGGAAGTTGAAAATCAAGCTAACCAAGATGGCAACTACTAGGAAGACTGTCCCTCCCATAGTTGGTGTCCCAGCCTTAGCCAAATGCTGCTTCACATCTTCATGCATTTGTTGGCCACCGATTTTCTTGATTTTGTAGTAAGTAATAAAGTGAGGCATGGCTAGCACCGTCAACACAAAGGCGGCCACGCCTGCTATCAGACTCATAGTCATCTTAGTCTCCTAAAGTAATGGTAATCTTCTTGGTTTTAGACAGGGCTTTTCCTGCCGCAACACTTTGTTTGGTAACAGTCCCTGACTTGCCACCCTTGTAAGTAATTTTAATGCCCTTCCATTTGGCAAAGGTTTCAACGTTCTTCTTGGTCCACCCATACATGTCTGGAAGTTCTGTGAAGTCATTGGTCATGATAAGAATCTGTTCATTAGCCTTAATATTGGCTTTGGCATCTACAGAAACCTTCTCAATCTTATCACCAACACCCAAAACAATCGGATGAATCAAGTTTTGACGAAGGGTGTTAGCTGTCTCACCTGGACGCTTACCGATAATATCGCCAGTTTGATAGCTCGTTTCTTCGGTCTTTTCACTACCTTCAGAAACAGAAGTATCTAGGGTGTCGCCCATAGACATGGCTTCTTCCAAGACCGGGTTAACCACAGTCGCAAAGAAAGTGGTATTCCAAGACTCGGGTTCCTGAACAGTCACATACATGATATATTCTGGATCATCTGCAGGCACCATAGCTACAACTGAGTTGAGGGTTTCATTGGAACCAACCTTATACGTTCCAGTCTTTTCATCGGCAACTTGGGCCGTACCAGACTTAACCGCTACATCATAGTTACCAACCTTGATAATAGGTGCCCCTTCAGATTTATTGTAAAGGGTACCGAACTCTGGATCCGTACCAACGGAAATCATATAGTTACGCGTTTCAGAGGCAGCCTGCTTAGAAACTGGCTTACCGATAACTTCCTTCTTAGCTGTACGAGCTGTACCTTGGTTAACATCGGCAACTTGTTTGATAAATTGAGGTTCCAACATGATACCGTTGTTTGAAATGGCGGTAAAAGCTCGAAGCATTTGGACTTGAGTCACCGAAATCCCTTGTCCGAAGGATGATTGAGCTATATTAACAGAGTTTCGAGAGACAACCCCTGAAGACTCACCAACCATCCCAAAACGGGTTGGAAGACCAAATTTGTAAAGAGATAAGTAGTTAGACCAAACTTTGTCTCCCATCTCTTGTTCCAACATGGTCATACCAACGTTACTTGAATAAGAGAACCCTTGGGCAAATGACATGGTACGACCTGTTGAGATACCTTCATTGATTGACCAGTCATTAATTTCAACGTCGTCAACCTTAATACCATTAGCATTACTGTAGGTCGCATTCGGGTTAAAGCTTCCATTGTTAATAGCAGCTGACAAGAGCATGACCTTCATGGTTGAACCAGGCTCATACTGGGCTTCGTAAAGACGGTTAACCCAGTCATAATTCTTCTTAGCCTGTCCCTCAAGGGTATCCGAATTATAGGTCGGACGTTGTGTCGTTGCAAGAATCTCACCTGTCTTAGCATTAACAACTGTCGCTGAAGCATTTACCCCTTGCGTCTGCTCCATAAAGGTATCCATCTGCGTTTCTAGGAAGGTTTGAAGAGGCGCTGACAAGGTTGTATAGATGTTCTTACCATCGATTGCTTCCTTGGTAATGGTTTCCGTACCTAGAAGCGTGTTACCGTTTTTATCTTTCTCATAGATGGCCTCACCATCTGTCCCAGTCAAGAGGCTATTGAGCGAGCGCTCCAAACCAGTTTGACCAATCAAAGAATAAGAGCCGTCTTTTTTATTTTCAACAGCTTCGGCACGACCAAGAAACTCTGACGCGAAGGTCCCATTAGGGTACATACGTGACGTTGTTGCTTCAAAGGCCATCCCCTTAATTCCCGCATCTTTAAAGGCTTTCTCTAGTTCTTCTTTAACAGAGTAGGTAATTCCCTTCCCTTTTAGTCCAAATGAAACCTGATAAGCACCCTTGGTACGCAATTGGGCCAAGGCATCACTCTTTTCAATTCCTAGCTTATCCTTTAAAATATCGGCAACCTTGTCAAACTGACTATCTTGGACATAGAGTTTTTCTTGAGTTGCTGACACATAGCTGGTCGACACGATTGCGTAAATGGCATAACTGGTTGAATCCTCAGCCAAAACATTTCCATTTCGGTCATAAATCGTTCCACGCTTGGCAGCCACTGTGGTCTTAGTGTTATAAGACTTAGCAGCCTGGGTCGACAAATCGACACCAAACTTACTGTCTGTCCCGATAATCACGACAAAGTTGATAATAAAGACGAAAAAGATAAAGATGCTGAGAACCATAAGGTTCTGACCAACGTGCTGTCGGTTCTGGGCTGGCTTTCGCCTATCCCTAACGACATAGTTTAGAAATAAATGTTTAAGTTTTCTTAATCTGTTCATTAGCTATTTCACACTCTTAATACTATCGTTATTAATAGACAAGCCTGCCTTATTAGCAATCTCTTTAATACGGTCAGAGTTAGTCAACTCATTAACCGCCTGCTTAGCATTGTTAAGCTCTGTTTTTTCATCACTAATCTTGCTATTAAGGTCTGTGATTTGTTGCTTGATAGCCTGATTACGCCCTTGTAAAAATACAACAGCGATACTCATCACAATAGCTGTCAAAACAATTGCCGAATAGAAGGCCTTTTCCATACGCGTCATAAAACGAATATGGTTTCTAATGGCTCTATTAACAATCTGATGTTCCTTAT
Above is a window of Streptococcus salivarius DNA encoding:
- a CDS encoding DEAD/DEAH box helicase, with product MSFKDFNFKTFIQEALDEIKFKEPTPVQQKLIPVVRSGRDLVGESKTGSGKTHTFLLPIFEKLNPKSGDVQVVITAPSRELATQIYQATKQIAKHSDTEIRVVNYVGGTDKQRQIEKLKVAQPHIVIGTPGRIYDLVKSGELAIHKAHTFVVDEADMTMDMGFLDTVDKIAASLPKEVQILVFSATIPQKLQPFLKKYLTNPVMEQIKTSTVIADTIDNWLVSTKGRNKNEQILEMLKGMQPYLAMIFVNTKERADDLHSYLVSNGLKVAKIHGGIPPRERKRIMNQVKKLDFEYIVATDLAARGIDIEGVSHVINDAIPQDLSFFVHRVGRTGRNGLSGTAITLYQPSDDSDIRELEKMGITFEPKVYKDGEFQDTYDRDRRANREKAYQKLDTEMIGLVKKKKKKIKPGYKKKIQWKVDEKRKRERRAANRAKGRAERKAKKQSF
- the mraY gene encoding phospho-N-acetylmuramoyl-pentapeptide-transferase; this encodes MTMSLIAGVAAFVLTVLAMPHFITYYKIKKIGGQQMHEDVKQHLAKAGTPTMGGTVFLVVAILVSLIFNFHVFSEGHQAYGATAGILFVILIYGIIGFLDDFLKIFRQINEGLKPWQKMALQIIAGLLFYFIHVLPSGTDSLAIGGLTIHLGVFYVLFVLFWIVGFSNAVNLTDGIDGLASISVVISLIAYGIIAFVKGEFAILTIIITMIGALLGFFVFNHKPAKVFMGDVGSLSLGAMLAVISIALRVEWTLLLIGVVYVFETASVMLQVSYFKYTKRKYGEGRRIFRMTPFHHHLELGGLSGKGDKWSEWKVDAFLWAVGALASAITLWMVLGNVMK
- the pbp2x gene encoding penicillin-binding protein PBP2X; its protein translation is MNRLRKLKHLFLNYVVRDRRKPAQNRQHVGQNLMVLSIFIFFVFIINFVVIIGTDSKFGVDLSTQAAKSYNTKTTVAAKRGTIYDRNGNVLAEDSTSYAIYAIVSTSYVSATQEKLYVQDSQFDKVADILKDKLGIEKSDALAQLRTKGAYQVSFGLKGKGITYSVKEELEKAFKDAGIKGMAFEATTSRMYPNGTFASEFLGRAEAVENKKDGSYSLIGQTGLERSLNSLLTGTDGEAIYEKDKNGNTLLGTETITKEAIDGKNIYTTLSAPLQTFLETQMDTFMEQTQGVNASATVVNAKTGEILATTQRPTYNSDTLEGQAKKNYDWVNRLYEAQYEPGSTMKVMLLSAAINNGSFNPNATYSNANGIKVDDVEINDWSINEGISTGRTMSFAQGFSYSSNVGMTMLEQEMGDKVWSNYLSLYKFGLPTRFGMVGESSGVVSRNSVNIAQSSFGQGISVTQVQMLRAFTAISNNGIMLEPQFIKQVADVNQGTARTAKKEVIGKPVSKQAASETRNYMISVGTDPEFGTLYNKSEGAPIIKVGNYDVAVKSGTAQVADEKTGTYKVGSNETLNSVVAMVPADDPEYIMYVTVQEPESWNTTFFATVVNPVLEEAMSMGDTLDTSVSEGSEKTEETSYQTGDIIGKRPGETANTLRQNLIHPIVLGVGDKIEKVSVDAKANIKANEQILIMTNDFTELPDMYGWTKKNVETFAKWKGIKITYKGGKSGTVTKQSVAAGKALSKTKKITITLGD
- the ftsL gene encoding cell division protein FtsL: MENKEHQIVNRAIRNHIRFMTRMEKAFYSAIVLTAIVMSIAVVFLQGRNQAIKQQITDLNSKISDEKTELNNAKQAVNELTNSDRIKEIANKAGLSINNDSIKSVK